A genomic stretch from Sphingobacterium sp. ML3W includes:
- a CDS encoding SDR family oxidoreductase, with amino-acid sequence MEINLIGKKALIGASSAGIGAGIAKVLASCGVSVTLASRSEEKLKHTLESLDSSKGQVHQYILVDYNDHEDYKVQIDRYFESNKVDILVNNSNGPQAGTIDQKNLADYQHAFELLFQNHCYTTSCALPYMLANGYGRIINVSSSTVKEPVSNLVLSNTIRTALISWSKSLSDDVAKEGVTVNSILTGLFDTERIQSLTNMDAQRLGISYEEALQLRLKQVPAARLGEPEEYGYLVAFICSTYANYLTGANIPLDGGLLKGL; translated from the coding sequence ATGGAAATCAATCTAATTGGAAAAAAAGCCCTGATTGGCGCAAGTTCTGCCGGCATCGGTGCCGGGATTGCCAAAGTTTTGGCATCCTGTGGTGTCTCGGTTACCCTAGCATCACGTAGTGAGGAGAAATTGAAGCATACTTTGGAAAGCCTGGACAGCTCAAAAGGGCAGGTACATCAATATATTCTGGTCGATTACAATGATCATGAAGACTATAAAGTACAAATAGATCGTTATTTTGAATCAAACAAGGTGGATATCCTGGTCAATAATTCCAACGGACCACAAGCGGGAACGATTGATCAGAAAAATCTGGCGGACTACCAGCATGCCTTTGAACTTTTATTTCAGAATCATTGTTATACGACTTCTTGTGCCTTACCTTATATGTTGGCAAATGGTTATGGACGCATTATCAATGTATCGTCTTCCACTGTAAAAGAGCCCGTATCTAATCTGGTTTTATCAAATACCATCCGCACCGCCCTGATAAGCTGGAGCAAATCGCTTTCAGATGATGTAGCAAAGGAAGGCGTGACTGTCAATAGTATATTAACAGGGCTGTTTGATACCGAAAGAATTCAGTCTTTGACCAATATGGATGCACAGCGCTTGGGTATATCCTATGAGGAGGCTTTGCAATTGCGCTTAAAACAGGTGCCGGCGGCTCGTTTGGGTGAGCCTGAGGAATATGGGTACCTGGTCGCTTTTATTTGCTCGACCTACGCCAACTATCTTACCGGAGCCAATATTCCGCTGGATGGTGGTCTATTGAAAGGCTTGTAA
- a CDS encoding Crp/Fnr family transcriptional regulator, giving the protein MEQFKEFVKQRINVSEEELNDIVSRYHVKKIKKKEYFLRAGEVCHYEAYVVSGLFKSFYVTADGIEHILQFAIEDWWVGDIASFNYQEPALQNIQALEDSVVLTLSKTDKDKLYEDHPIYEKLSRIMAQRAQIASQHRIISSIGFTAQERYLDFIKRYPKIYPRISNMQLASYLGVTQEFLSRLKRQILKPNRNS; this is encoded by the coding sequence ATGGAACAGTTCAAGGAATTTGTAAAACAACGCATCAATGTCAGCGAAGAAGAATTAAATGATATTGTATCACGTTATCATGTCAAAAAAATCAAGAAGAAGGAATATTTTTTAAGGGCAGGTGAAGTCTGTCATTATGAAGCTTATGTTGTCAGTGGGCTGTTTAAGTCATTCTATGTCACGGCTGATGGGATAGAACATATCCTTCAATTTGCCATAGAAGACTGGTGGGTGGGTGATATTGCCAGTTTCAACTATCAGGAACCGGCTTTACAAAATATTCAGGCACTCGAAGATTCAGTTGTACTCACACTGTCGAAAACAGATAAGGATAAACTTTACGAAGACCATCCGATTTATGAAAAGCTTTCCAGAATTATGGCCCAGCGTGCACAGATCGCATCCCAGCACCGTATTATCTCCAGTATAGGTTTTACGGCTCAGGAACGCTATCTGGATTTTATCAAGCGCTATCCTAAAATATATCCCAGAATATCCAATATGCAGCTGGCCTCCTACCTTGGGGTGACGCAGGAGTTTTTGAGCCGCTTAAAAAGACAAATTTTAAAGCCTAATCGAAATTCTTGA
- a CDS encoding AarF/UbiB family protein yields MMYNPTKKLQRSSQILSILAKYGFKDAIARLPWKGARASLERNIDVDKISVYTRIRMALEELGPAFIKLGQSASTREGLLPKDLVEELKKLEDNVPPFEVDIQEYLAEELGLDITEQFETIASEPFAAASIAQVYRATLKDGTNVVLKVRRPGIDEVMRVDLALMRDIAKILTMYNDALENLNLSLIVESFAMTLQEEMSLVIERHNIERFAKNFKGNKLIKVPKVYPDLSSDRVLCMEYLDGFKVTDVVEIKRRGMDVETLVKNGTNLYLEQVIIHGFFHGDPHPGNMMVMPDGRIAFLDFGNMGKLLGIDRRQLEEFIQSAISEDAVRLADVIEDVAVVSHIPDRNQFERSLYEIFDMIDNVSLGDLSLDLLFNKLWKIIGDNRLYFPEYIYQLMRGISLMEGIGRQLYPDLNIMESIKPFARRIMMERLSPEAIFKKGKHKIESFARDVEKLPEDMRALVRLFRTGNFTLNHRLISARSFNAILRKGVNRIVIGIMFMSLNLLGGMVIVARIEPQWWGIPVFAWICLGSAWVFAVYLFIAMIRAKDND; encoded by the coding sequence ATGATGTACAATCCGACCAAGAAGTTACAACGTAGTTCCCAAATCTTAAGCATATTAGCAAAATATGGTTTCAAAGATGCCATTGCCCGTTTGCCATGGAAAGGGGCAAGAGCGAGCTTAGAGCGTAATATAGATGTTGATAAAATCAGTGTATATACGCGTATCCGTATGGCTTTGGAAGAGCTCGGGCCGGCCTTTATCAAGTTGGGGCAATCGGCTTCCACCCGCGAAGGTTTGCTCCCCAAAGATCTTGTCGAGGAACTCAAAAAGCTCGAAGATAATGTCCCACCCTTTGAAGTCGACATTCAGGAATATCTCGCTGAAGAACTCGGATTAGATATCACCGAACAATTTGAGACCATCGCGTCGGAGCCCTTTGCCGCAGCGTCTATTGCTCAAGTCTATCGGGCGACATTAAAAGACGGCACAAATGTTGTCTTAAAAGTCCGTCGACCGGGAATAGATGAGGTCATGCGTGTAGATCTTGCGCTCATGCGTGATATCGCCAAGATTCTGACCATGTACAATGACGCACTGGAAAATCTCAACCTTTCCCTGATTGTAGAGTCTTTTGCAATGACCCTGCAAGAGGAAATGTCTTTGGTCATTGAGCGCCATAACATCGAACGCTTTGCTAAAAATTTTAAAGGCAACAAACTGATCAAGGTGCCCAAAGTTTACCCTGATCTCTCCTCTGATCGCGTGCTCTGTATGGAGTATCTGGATGGTTTCAAAGTGACAGATGTTGTGGAAATTAAACGACGGGGAATGGATGTGGAAACCTTGGTGAAAAATGGGACCAATCTGTATCTGGAACAGGTGATTATCCACGGTTTTTTTCACGGTGATCCGCACCCTGGTAATATGATGGTAATGCCCGATGGGCGTATTGCCTTTCTGGACTTTGGCAACATGGGTAAATTGCTCGGAATTGACCGACGACAGCTTGAGGAGTTTATCCAATCAGCGATTTCCGAGGATGCAGTCCGACTGGCCGATGTCATTGAGGACGTGGCTGTAGTGAGTCATATCCCTGACCGAAATCAGTTTGAACGATCCCTATATGAAATATTTGACATGATCGATAATGTTTCCCTAGGTGATCTCAGCCTCGATCTGCTGTTCAATAAACTCTGGAAGATCATTGGTGACAATCGCTTGTATTTCCCGGAATATATCTATCAGCTCATGCGAGGTATTTCTTTGATGGAGGGAATCGGTCGCCAACTTTATCCTGATCTGAATATCATGGAGAGTATTAAGCCTTTTGCCCGACGGATCATGATGGAACGGTTATCGCCAGAAGCTATTTTCAAGAAGGGAAAACATAAGATAGAATCTTTCGCCCGGGATGTCGAAAAACTTCCGGAGGATATGCGGGCTTTAGTACGGCTATTCCGTACGGGAAATTTCACCTTGAATCATCGTCTGATCAGTGCCCGTTCCTTCAATGCCATACTCCGTAAAGGGGTCAACCGTATTGTGATCGGAATCATGTTTATGTCACTCAATTTATTGGGGGGAATGGTAATTGTCGCACGTATTGAACCGCAATGGTGGGGCATTCCCGTTTTTGCCTGGATATGCCTGGGCTCGGCATGGGTCTTTGCGGTCTATTTATTTATTGCCATGATCCGGGCAAAAGATAATGATTAA
- a CDS encoding YceI family protein — protein sequence MNRFFQFLAVAALMVNVAVAQVKWSADPGHTNARFDVKHLGISFVDGQFTKVEGTVETATATSFNNAKVNFSIDVNSVDTRIEARDNHLKTDDFFAADKFPKMTLKSVTFKNAKVKGKYIMVADLTIRDVTKKVTFDVTQNGGVITDPWGKTRAGFTAKTKINRQDFGIKYNDKLPSGVEAVASDVDITVNTELVLN from the coding sequence ATGAATAGATTTTTCCAATTTTTAGCAGTGGCAGCGTTAATGGTTAATGTTGCTGTAGCGCAGGTAAAATGGTCTGCTGATCCGGGACATACCAATGCAAGATTTGATGTAAAACACCTTGGTATCAGTTTTGTCGATGGTCAATTTACCAAAGTGGAGGGAACAGTGGAAACTGCAACCGCTACAAGTTTCAACAATGCAAAAGTAAACTTTTCCATTGATGTCAATAGTGTTGATACACGTATTGAAGCACGTGATAATCATTTAAAAACAGATGATTTCTTCGCTGCAGACAAATTTCCTAAAATGACCTTAAAATCTGTCACCTTCAAAAATGCGAAAGTGAAAGGTAAATATATTATGGTGGCAGATCTGACCATCCGCGACGTAACTAAAAAAGTAACTTTTGATGTCACTCAAAATGGTGGTGTTATTACCGATCCTTGGGGAAAAACACGTGCAGGCTTTACAGCAAAAACAAAAATTAACCGTCAGGATTTTGGCATCAAATACAATGATAAATTACCTTCAGGTGTAGAAGCAGTTGCTTCTGATGTGGACATTACTGTCAATACCGAATTGGTTTTGAACTAG
- a CDS encoding GNAT family N-acetyltransferase, with the protein MKFVAPNKLENDKVVLKLIDPSDFDTLYQVAKDPLIWEQHPNKDRWKEEVFRSFFDAALESKAAYLILDKTTGECIGSTRYYGLNEVEKSIFVGFTFYARAYWGAGINPLVKEMMFDFAFNFVDKIYLHVGAENFRSQKAVERLGASKVAEKMVSYVNEPERKNFEYALEKSTWLRAKR; encoded by the coding sequence ATGAAGTTTGTAGCACCGAATAAACTTGAAAATGATAAGGTCGTATTAAAGTTGATAGACCCCAGTGATTTTGATACGCTTTATCAAGTAGCTAAAGATCCATTAATATGGGAGCAGCATCCCAACAAAGACCGCTGGAAAGAGGAGGTTTTTCGGTCTTTTTTTGATGCTGCATTGGAGAGCAAAGCAGCTTATCTTATTTTGGATAAAACGACGGGGGAATGCATTGGAAGCACGCGATATTATGGTTTAAATGAGGTCGAAAAATCTATTTTTGTTGGCTTTACCTTCTATGCAAGGGCTTATTGGGGGGCGGGTATCAATCCTTTGGTCAAAGAAATGATGTTTGACTTTGCCTTTAATTTTGTGGATAAGATCTATTTACACGTAGGTGCCGAAAATTTCCGTTCGCAGAAAGCTGTCGAACGTCTAGGGGCAAGTAAAGTCGCCGAAAAAATGGTGTCTTATGTCAACGAACCCGAACGGAAGAATTTTGAATATGCACTGGAGAAATCGACCTGGCTTAGAGCCAAGAGATAA
- a CDS encoding CusA/CzcA family heavy metal efflux RND transporter — MNKFIKNIIAFSIKNKAFTFIWVGILAIAGFISFKSMPIEAFPDVTNTQITIITQWNGRSAEEVERFVTTPIELGMSPVQKRTSIRSTTMFGLSIVKIIFDDGVDDTFARNQVNNLLRSVSLPEDIDPEVQPPYGPTGEIFRYTLHSDQRNSRDLLTLQTWVIDRALRGVPGVADINVFGGQDLVYEISTDPIKLDKYNLTPLQVYDAVSKSNLNVGGDVIEKSGQSYVVRGIGLVNSINDIENITVINERGNPVFVKNVAEVKESSMPRVGQAGFGKSDDVVAGTVVMRKGENPREVLTAVKAKIAELNDKILPKDVKMQTFYDRDNLMDFTTHTVMHNLIEGIVLVTLMVLLFMADWRTTVIVSIVIPLALLFAFLCLKLAGMSANLLSLGAVDFGIIIDGAVVMVEGIFVMLDHKAHKLGMEKFNKMAKAGWIKQTGTGLGKAIFFSKLIIITSLIPIFSFQKVEGKMFSPLAFTLGFALLGALLFTLTLVPALSHILLNKNVKERRNPFVEFWNRIVAKSFGFTFRNKRLSLIVSLVILGTVLFSAKFLGTEFLPTLNEGSLWVTAEMPMSTSLKESIKTTKVLKTTLESFPEVTGVLSQTGRSNDGTDPNGFGFVQFAVALKPKEEWTRKINMDQLIEEMDHKLKQYQGITYNYSQPISDNVAEAVAGFKAENGIKIFGDNLATLDRLSKEVFAQIKDIQGIKEPGIILNIGQPEVSVILDRTRMAAFNVLPADAQAVLEMAFGGKTASVLYDGERKFNIRLRYAPEYRKTEKDIAQLMVPCGDGTLIPLKSIATIEKDNGAAFIYRDNIKRYIGIKFSIRDRDLGSTIAEAQQKVSKIKLPDGYSIGWTGQFENQQRATHRLAQVVPISLVLIFFLLFILFGNIKDSLLVLANVPFALIGGIIALHVTGMNFGISAGVGMIALFGICIQNGVILISEFHQNKKDGLPNDQSIYKGVKSRTRPVVMTALMASIGLLPAALSTGIGSESQKPLAIVIIGGLISATILTLLVFPIIYDIFNRTEKVQRRVGV; from the coding sequence ATGAACAAATTCATTAAAAATATCATTGCCTTTTCCATAAAAAATAAAGCGTTCACCTTTATTTGGGTTGGTATTTTGGCTATTGCTGGCTTTATTAGTTTCAAAAGTATGCCTATTGAGGCATTTCCAGATGTAACCAATACACAGATTACCATCATCACCCAATGGAATGGCCGAAGTGCTGAAGAGGTAGAACGCTTTGTGACCACTCCTATTGAATTGGGCATGAGTCCCGTTCAGAAGAGAACCAGTATCCGCAGTACGACCATGTTTGGGCTTTCCATTGTCAAAATCATCTTTGATGACGGGGTAGATGATACTTTTGCGCGCAATCAGGTCAACAACTTGCTGCGTTCGGTCAGTCTCCCTGAAGATATAGACCCTGAGGTGCAACCGCCATACGGTCCGACAGGAGAAATATTCCGGTATACCTTGCATAGCGACCAACGAAATTCCAGGGATCTATTGACATTACAAACTTGGGTTATTGACCGGGCATTGAGAGGTGTTCCAGGGGTTGCCGACATCAATGTGTTCGGTGGCCAGGATCTCGTTTATGAGATCAGTACCGATCCCATCAAATTGGACAAATATAATCTTACGCCCCTACAGGTTTACGATGCAGTCAGCAAGAGTAACCTCAATGTCGGTGGTGATGTAATTGAAAAAAGTGGACAGTCCTATGTCGTACGTGGTATCGGTTTGGTCAACTCCATCAATGACATCGAAAACATTACGGTGATCAACGAACGTGGAAACCCTGTATTCGTCAAAAATGTAGCGGAGGTCAAAGAAAGTTCCATGCCCCGGGTAGGGCAAGCCGGTTTTGGCAAAAGCGATGATGTTGTTGCCGGTACGGTGGTGATGCGTAAAGGAGAAAACCCCAGGGAGGTACTGACTGCCGTAAAAGCAAAAATTGCGGAACTCAACGACAAGATATTGCCCAAGGACGTCAAAATGCAAACCTTCTATGACCGCGACAACCTGATGGATTTCACAACCCACACGGTCATGCACAATTTGATCGAGGGTATTGTACTGGTCACCCTGATGGTATTGCTTTTTATGGCCGACTGGCGGACGACAGTAATCGTTTCCATCGTCATTCCGCTTGCCTTGTTATTCGCATTTCTATGTCTTAAACTGGCGGGTATGAGCGCCAATCTGCTCTCTTTGGGGGCTGTGGATTTCGGAATTATTATCGATGGTGCCGTAGTCATGGTCGAGGGTATATTTGTGATGTTGGATCATAAGGCCCATAAACTGGGGATGGAAAAATTCAACAAAATGGCCAAGGCAGGATGGATCAAACAGACCGGTACCGGGTTGGGAAAAGCCATTTTCTTCTCCAAACTAATTATCATCACCTCCTTGATCCCTATATTTTCCTTCCAAAAGGTGGAAGGCAAGATGTTCTCTCCTCTCGCATTTACCCTCGGTTTTGCCCTATTAGGTGCACTGTTATTTACACTGACCCTGGTGCCGGCACTATCCCATATCCTGTTAAACAAAAATGTCAAAGAACGGCGTAATCCCTTTGTGGAGTTTTGGAACAGAATCGTAGCCAAAAGTTTTGGTTTTACCTTTAGAAATAAACGTCTGAGTTTAATTGTATCACTGGTCATACTGGGCACGGTGCTATTTTCTGCTAAATTTCTAGGAACTGAGTTCCTGCCTACATTGAATGAGGGTTCACTTTGGGTGACCGCCGAAATGCCGATGAGTACTTCCCTAAAGGAATCCATCAAAACGACCAAAGTATTAAAAACGACATTGGAATCCTTTCCAGAAGTAACAGGTGTATTATCGCAAACCGGACGGAGCAACGATGGAACAGATCCAAATGGTTTCGGTTTTGTGCAATTTGCTGTAGCACTGAAACCTAAGGAAGAATGGACACGAAAGATTAACATGGATCAACTGATCGAAGAAATGGATCATAAGCTCAAGCAGTATCAGGGCATCACCTACAACTATTCACAGCCCATTTCGGACAATGTCGCGGAAGCTGTCGCAGGATTTAAGGCCGAGAATGGGATTAAGATCTTTGGTGACAACCTCGCTACACTGGACCGCCTATCGAAAGAGGTCTTTGCACAGATCAAGGATATACAAGGGATCAAGGAGCCCGGTATTATCCTGAATATTGGTCAGCCGGAGGTCAGTGTTATCCTGGACAGAACACGCATGGCGGCATTTAATGTGCTACCGGCCGATGCCCAGGCGGTATTGGAAATGGCTTTTGGAGGAAAGACTGCTTCAGTATTATACGATGGGGAGCGCAAGTTTAACATTCGCCTGCGTTATGCACCAGAATACCGGAAGACAGAAAAAGATATTGCTCAGCTGATGGTTCCCTGTGGTGATGGTACCTTGATCCCCCTAAAAAGTATCGCAACAATAGAAAAGGACAATGGTGCAGCCTTTATTTATCGGGATAATATCAAACGCTATATCGGTATTAAATTTTCCATCCGGGATCGTGACCTGGGGAGTACCATTGCCGAAGCACAGCAGAAAGTCAGCAAGATCAAATTACCCGATGGTTATTCTATCGGCTGGACCGGTCAGTTCGAGAATCAGCAACGGGCGACACATCGCCTGGCGCAGGTGGTGCCGATCAGCTTGGTTTTGATCTTCTTCTTATTGTTTATCTTATTCGGCAATATCAAAGATTCTTTGCTCGTTCTAGCCAACGTTCCTTTTGCACTGATCGGCGGAATTATTGCGCTGCATGTGACCGGCATGAATTTCGGGATCTCCGCGGGTGTGGGCATGATTGCTTTATTCGGGATATGTATCCAAAATGGTGTTATCCTGATTTCCGAATTCCATCAGAACAAAAAAGATGGCCTGCCCAACGATCAATCTATTTACAAAGGGGTCAAATCACGTACCCGGCCTGTGGTCATGACGGCATTAATGGCTTCAATTGGATTGTTGCCAGCCGCACTCTCTACGGGTATAGGTTCGGAATCGCAAAAACCGCTAGCGATCGTCATTATCGGTGGACTGATATCCGCCACCATCTTGACTTTGCTCGTGTTCCCAATCATCTATGATATCTTCAATCGGACTGAAAAAGTACAACGAAGAGTCGGGGTTTAG
- a CDS encoding DUF1634 domain-containing protein, with translation MKQVFSKNYWSDKDISLLVGQILRTGVILASSVLVIGGIWYLIVHGQDAVPNYKDFVGEGKSNTTISGIIVGAFNKNIPQIIQLGVLLLICTPIVRVIGSLFGFVIEKDKLYIVITLIVLTVIIGSILSGVKG, from the coding sequence ATGAAACAGGTATTTTCAAAAAACTATTGGAGCGATAAGGACATCTCACTTTTGGTCGGACAGATTTTACGGACAGGTGTTATCCTGGCCTCCTCCGTGTTAGTGATCGGTGGGATCTGGTATTTGATCGTCCACGGACAGGATGCAGTACCCAACTATAAAGATTTCGTCGGTGAGGGCAAATCCAATACAACTATTAGCGGTATTATCGTGGGAGCATTCAACAAAAATATTCCCCAAATTATACAACTCGGGGTTTTGCTTTTGATCTGCACACCGATTGTACGGGTGATCGGCTCCCTTTTTGGTTTCGTTATCGAAAAAGATAAGCTCTATATCGTCATCACATTGATTGTGTTAACGGTTATTATAGGCAGTATATTGAGCGGAGTCAAGGGATAA
- a CDS encoding efflux RND transporter periplasmic adaptor subunit, whose product MSTKQLLLSTVAIVCLYACQNHKKTDNSAIVKGFEISETMLKSTSFATVKKENVTEELNFFGKISADQNNYIDIFPLVGGNVVSVNVSLGDYVHKGQVLATIRSTEVAGIQKDLSDAKTDVLLAEKNYRVAEDMYNGKLSTDKDMLEAKGQLTKAKEQLRRSEAVSQIYNVRMGNIYSVVSPIDGYIVQKNINKDMQLRSDRSDNIFDVANTKDVWAILNVNETDIEKISMGMPAVVSTLSYPDKKFEGSIDKIFKIIDPQTNAMQARVVLDNKDGLLIPDSKATIKLLHHSNTQALAIPSDAVIFDQNKYFVLIYKSQNDIKIHEIQPMKQNVETTYVSTGLQEGEQVIVNNKLLIYRALNN is encoded by the coding sequence ATGTCAACTAAACAACTTCTCCTAAGCACTGTGGCCATCGTATGCTTATACGCCTGCCAGAATCATAAAAAAACCGACAATTCAGCGATTGTCAAAGGTTTTGAAATCAGCGAAACGATGCTCAAATCGACAAGTTTTGCCACGGTAAAAAAAGAAAATGTAACGGAGGAACTAAATTTCTTCGGTAAGATATCAGCCGATCAGAACAATTACATTGACATCTTTCCACTCGTTGGAGGGAATGTTGTATCCGTCAATGTATCCTTGGGTGATTATGTACATAAAGGTCAGGTACTCGCAACAATCAGAAGTACAGAGGTTGCGGGCATACAAAAAGATCTATCCGATGCGAAAACGGATGTGCTGCTTGCCGAAAAGAATTACCGTGTTGCAGAGGATATGTATAACGGTAAATTGAGTACTGACAAAGATATGCTTGAGGCTAAAGGGCAATTGACCAAAGCCAAGGAGCAACTGCGCCGTTCAGAGGCCGTCAGTCAGATTTACAATGTTCGTATGGGTAATATTTACTCCGTTGTATCCCCTATTGACGGATATATCGTCCAAAAAAACATCAATAAAGATATGCAATTGCGTAGTGACCGCAGCGACAATATCTTTGATGTCGCCAACACCAAAGACGTCTGGGCAATACTCAATGTCAATGAAACGGATATCGAAAAGATTAGCATGGGCATGCCTGCCGTTGTCTCCACATTGAGCTATCCCGACAAAAAATTCGAGGGAAGTATCGACAAAATCTTTAAAATCATTGATCCACAAACCAACGCCATGCAGGCGCGCGTCGTCCTGGATAACAAAGATGGCCTACTTATTCCGGATAGTAAAGCCACGATCAAGCTACTCCATCACTCCAATACACAGGCACTGGCCATCCCTTCGGATGCGGTCATTTTTGATCAGAACAAGTATTTCGTGTTAATCTACAAATCACAGAATGACATCAAGATCCACGAGATCCAACCCATGAAACAAAATGTAGAAACCACCTATGTTAGTACTGGGTTGCAGGAGGGAGAGCAAGTGATTGTCAACAACAAGCTTTTGATCTATAGAGCATTGAATAATTAA
- a CDS encoding sulfite exporter TauE/SafE family protein, which produces MTILTFTLILLLGAFVAGLLGSLTGLGGGVVVIPLLTLLFHVDIRYAIGAALLASIATSSGAATAYVKEGITNIRLGMFLEIATTIGAVIGAVIAIYMPTNTIAIIFGVVLIFSAAMTVRKKNEHAFSGGSALAEKLKLNSTYPLDGKLVSYKLTNVVGGFSLMGAAGILSGLLGIGSGSLKVLAMDSMMKIPFKVSTTTSNFMIGVTAAASAVVYLQRGYMDPGIAFPVILGVLCGAITGSKLLKRMNPKTLRIIFAVAITLVALEMIFNGFQHKF; this is translated from the coding sequence ATGACTATTCTCACCTTTACACTCATCCTCCTTTTGGGTGCTTTTGTTGCGGGACTCTTAGGATCGCTGACAGGCTTGGGAGGAGGGGTCGTCGTCATTCCATTGCTGACCCTTTTATTTCATGTCGATATCCGTTATGCCATTGGGGCCGCATTGCTGGCTTCCATTGCCACCTCATCGGGGGCTGCTACAGCCTATGTCAAAGAAGGGATTACCAATATCCGGCTCGGCATGTTTTTGGAAATTGCGACCACAATCGGTGCTGTCATCGGTGCCGTTATTGCAATCTATATGCCTACCAATACGATTGCTATTATCTTTGGTGTGGTACTGATCTTTTCAGCCGCAATGACCGTGCGCAAGAAAAATGAACATGCCTTTTCCGGCGGTTCAGCTTTAGCCGAAAAGCTAAAATTGAACAGTACTTATCCATTGGATGGCAAACTTGTTTCCTATAAATTGACCAATGTGGTCGGTGGATTTTCATTGATGGGTGCCGCAGGTATTCTATCAGGTTTGTTGGGTATCGGTTCGGGCTCCCTGAAAGTACTCGCCATGGATAGCATGATGAAAATTCCCTTTAAAGTCAGTACCACCACGAGTAATTTTATGATCGGAGTGACAGCCGCAGCCTCAGCTGTGGTCTATCTACAACGGGGCTATATGGATCCGGGGATTGCCTTTCCAGTCATTCTGGGTGTACTTTGTGGTGCTATTACGGGTTCAAAGCTTTTGAAAAGAATGAATCCCAAGACCCTACGTATTATTTTTGCCGTCGCCATCACATTGGTCGCACTGGAAATGATTTTTAATGGATTTCAACATAAATTTTAG